The proteins below are encoded in one region of Takifugu rubripes chromosome 1, fTakRub1.2, whole genome shotgun sequence:
- the fhl2a gene encoding four and a half LIM domains protein 2a, translated as MTERYDCHYCKESLFGKKYVLREENPYCVKCYESLYSNTCEDCKKPIGCNSRDLSYKDRHWHEDCFKCFQCKRSLVDKPFSTKDEQLLCTECYSNEYSSKCHECKKTIMPGSRKMEHKGNSWHETCFTCQRCQQPIGTKSFIPKDNHNFCVPCYEKQFAMQCVHCKKPITTGGVTYHDQPWHKDCFLCTSCKLQLTGQRFTSRDDFAYCLNCFCNLYAKKCASCTTPISGLGGSKYISFEERQWHNDCFNCKKCSVSLVGRGFLTERDDILCPECGKDI; from the exons ATGACCGAACGTTACGATTGCCACTATTGCAAGGAGTCCCTGTTTGGGAAAAAGTACGTTCTGAGAGAGGAGAATCCCTACTGTGTGAAGTGTTACGAGAGCCTGTACTCCAACACCTGTGAGGACTGCAAAAAGCCCATCGGCTGTAACTCCAGG GATCTGTCCTACAAGGACCGCCACTGGCACGAGGACTGTTTCAAGTGTTTCCAGTGCAAGCGCTCTTTGGTAGACAAGCCCTTCTCCACCAAGGATGAGCAGCTCCTCTGTACCGAATGCTACTCCAACGAGTACTCCTCCAAGTGCCACGAGTGCAAGAAAACCATAATGCCAG GCTCCAGGAAGATGGAGCACAAGGGGAACAGCTGGCATGAGACCTGTTTCACCTGCCAGAGATGCCAGCAGCCCATTGGCACCAAGAGCTTCATCCCAAAGGACAACCACAATTTCTGTGTGCCCTGCTATGAGAAGCAGTTTGCCATGCAGTGTGTGCACTGCAAGAAG CCTATCACCACCGGAGGGGTGACGTACCACGACCAGCCGTGGCACAAGGACTGCTTCCTCTGCACCAGCTGCAAGCTCCAGCTGACTGGCCAGAGGTTTACCTCCAGAGATGACTTTGCCTATTGTCTCAACTGCTTCTGCAACCTCTATGCCAAGAAATGCGCTTCCTGTACCACCCCTATTAGTG gACTGGGAGGCAGCAAGTATATTTCCTTCGAGGAGCGCCAGTGGCACAACGACTGCTTCAACTGCAAAAAGTGCTCCGTGTCCCTGGTCGGCCGCGGCTTTCTGACTGAACGTGATGACATCCTGTGCCCAGAGTGCGGCAAGGACATCTAA